One genomic window of Leopardus geoffroyi isolate Oge1 chromosome C3, O.geoffroyi_Oge1_pat1.0, whole genome shotgun sequence includes the following:
- the CHCHD7 gene encoding coiled-coil-helix-coiled-coil-helix domain-containing protein 7 gives MPMVARRLRDPDINPCLSESDASTRCMDENNYDREKCSTYFLKYKNCRKFWNSVMIQRRQNGVQPSMPTAAERDEILGAMGKMPY, from the exons ATGCCTATGGTAGCACGGCGGCTGAGAGATCCAGACATAAACCCTTGCTTGTCG GAATCTGATGCTTCTACCAGATGTATGGATGAAAATAACTATGACAGGGAAAAGTGTTCCACTTACTTCCTGAAGTACAAAAACTGCCGGAAATTCTGG AATTCTGTCATGATCCAGAGAAGACAGAACGGAGTGCAGCCGTCTATGCCTACAGCAGCAGAAAGAGACGAGATCTTGGGGGCGATGGGAAAGATGCCCTACTGA